One part of the Phragmites australis chromosome 3, lpPhrAust1.1, whole genome shotgun sequence genome encodes these proteins:
- the LOC133910886 gene encoding uncharacterized protein LOC133910886: MARVAWRVAFFAAVLLCAVAGTALAAKRVSIPDDLRDVVDDEEDEDWRHWGVGSARSRGPAGDDPPPDLSRMDPAAVQAELLHRHAGPSFGFVKLRPGIPRSQEDVVGVATRWSNVLRTGSVETKFVAVDFGTLMFTMERGREVLELKEFILNQPDAYEFKIGDQIFRRPGDPPLDQVLDKLQKEKRDKSKDEL, from the exons ATGGCGAGAGTGGCGTGGCGAGTCGCATTCTTCGCCGCCGTCCTCCTGTGCGCGGTCGCGGGCACGGCGCTGGCCGCGAAGCGTGTGTCCATCCCGGACGACCTGCGCGACGTGGtggacgacgaggaggacgaggactgGCGGCACTGGGGCGTGGGCTCCGCTCGGAGTCGGGGCCCTGCCGGCGACGACCCGCCGCCGGACCTGTCGCGGATGGATCCGGCCGCCGTCCAGGCCGAGCTCCTCCACCGCCACGCCGGACCGTCGTTCGGCTTCGTCAAGCTCCGCCCCGGCATCCCCCGCTCCCAG GAGGATGTGGTGGGGGTCGCGACGAGGTGGAGCAATGTGCTGCGGACCGGATCGGTGGAGACCAAATTCGTCGCAGTTGACTTTGGAACGCTCATGTTCACCATGGAGAGAGGGCGAGAGGTTCTTGAG CTGAAAGAGTTTATCTTGAACCAGCCAGATGCCTATGAGTTTAAGATTGGTGATCAAATTTTCCGCAGACCTGGAGACCCACCCCTGGACCAAGTTCTTGATAAGCTACagaaagagaagagagacaAGTCTAAAGACGAGCTATAG
- the LOC133911595 gene encoding ubiquitin-conjugating enzyme E2 4-like isoform X2 — MSSPSKRREMDLMKLMMSDYKVEMVNDGMQEFFVEFRGPNESIYQGGVWKVRVELPDAYPYKSPSIGFINKIYHPNVDEMSGSVCLDVINQTWSPMFDLVNVFEVFLPQLLLYPNPSDPLNGDAAALMMRDRAAYEQKVKEYCEKYAKPEDAGVIPEDRSSDEELSEDEDDSGDEEILGKPDP, encoded by the exons ATGTCTTCTCCAAGCAAGCGCCGGGAGATGGACCTCATGAAGCT GATGATGAGCGACTACAAGGTGGAGATGGTGAATGATGGGATGCAGGAGTTCTTTGTTGAATTCCGTGGGCCTAACGAAA GCATTTATCAAGGAGGTGTATGGAAGGTTAGAGTAGAATTACCAGATGCATATCCTTACAAATCTCCATCAATTGGTTTCATCAATAAGATATATCACCCAAATGTTGACGAGAT GTCTGGTTCGGTCTGTTTGGATGTCATCAACCAGACATGGAGCCCAATGTTTG ATCTTGTCAATGTGTTTGAGGTCTTCCTTCCGCAACTGCTACTATATCCAAATCCTTCTGATCCGTTAAATGGAGATGCTGCTGCGCTGATGATGCGTGATCGCGCTGCTTATGAACAAAAAGTGAAAG AATACTGCGAAAAATATGCCAAACCAGAGGATGCTGGTGTAATCCCAGAAGACAGGTCCAGTGACGAAGAgctgagtgaagatgaagacgaCTCCGGTGACGAGGAGATACTGGGCAAACCAGACCCGTAG
- the LOC133911595 gene encoding ubiquitin-conjugating enzyme E2 5-like isoform X1, producing MSSPSKRREMDLMKLSGSWGVSEIFLWDFDGDSLIRISVTVDACRMMSDYKVEMVNDGMQEFFVEFRGPNESIYQGGVWKVRVELPDAYPYKSPSIGFINKIYHPNVDEMSGSVCLDVINQTWSPMFDLVNVFEVFLPQLLLYPNPSDPLNGDAAALMMRDRAAYEQKVKEYCEKYAKPEDAGVIPEDRSSDEELSEDEDDSGDEEILGKPDP from the exons ATGTCTTCTCCAAGCAAGCGCCGGGAGATGGACCTCATGAAGCTGTCAGGATCTTGGGGTGTTTCAGAGATTTTCCTTTGGGATTTTGATGGGGATTCCTTGATCCGGATTTCTGTGACTGTTGATGCTTGCAGGATGATGAGCGACTACAAGGTGGAGATGGTGAATGATGGGATGCAGGAGTTCTTTGTTGAATTCCGTGGGCCTAACGAAA GCATTTATCAAGGAGGTGTATGGAAGGTTAGAGTAGAATTACCAGATGCATATCCTTACAAATCTCCATCAATTGGTTTCATCAATAAGATATATCACCCAAATGTTGACGAGAT GTCTGGTTCGGTCTGTTTGGATGTCATCAACCAGACATGGAGCCCAATGTTTG ATCTTGTCAATGTGTTTGAGGTCTTCCTTCCGCAACTGCTACTATATCCAAATCCTTCTGATCCGTTAAATGGAGATGCTGCTGCGCTGATGATGCGTGATCGCGCTGCTTATGAACAAAAAGTGAAAG AATACTGCGAAAAATATGCCAAACCAGAGGATGCTGGTGTAATCCCAGAAGACAGGTCCAGTGACGAAGAgctgagtgaagatgaagacgaCTCCGGTGACGAGGAGATACTGGGCAAACCAGACCCGTAG
- the LOC133911593 gene encoding uncharacterized protein LOC133911593, giving the protein MEEDEQAQPEGETEEVEPPRCRRHPSQLLTGICPSCLMERLSSVRDRPEAEIVEVGPAEPGEGSGADPSKLRKTLMLLFQLDDSSGGSDVAHPSKGKGPPVAELEVDSGAGGDRGGKWKGGSWLRSIFPRRGMRWRRNGGSWKEPSVDPNGGGGDAQVERKPSFRRSCEWRVCREPSRGSLEPPRHSWDGSMVGRAFPCSFACLEEPPDEVRRARQNNAEEAVGETRVVVAESRNGGHSADVGSEGRRFSGRSCNDTGLEMTVSGVRRRRSNRWSRVWDRSITSPLKEFVRKGEHVLERSLSESRKEIRRGKNAEAADINGEIQSGRNGHGLSRASQCAIRSSQAASNGDAQNFRADWLKNKECKIGRSRSVHYTSPGNLDNGMLRFYLTPMRSTRTVNRGRRRNSRLFARGLFGFI; this is encoded by the coding sequence AGCTCCTCACCGGCATCTGCCCCTCCTGCCTCATGGAGCGCCTCTCCTCCGTCCGCGACCGCCCCGAGGCCGAGATCGTCGAGGTCGGCCCCGCGGAACCCGGCGAGGGCTCGGGCGCGGACCCGAGCAAGCTGCGGAAGACGCTCATGCTGCTCTTCCAGCTCGACGACTCCAGCGGCGGCAGCGATGTCGCACATCCGTCAAAAGGGAAAGGCCCCCCAGTAGCGGAATTGGAGGTGGACTCTGGAGCAGGAGGAGATCGAGGGGGCAAGTGGAAGGGCGGCTCGTGGCTCAGGTCGATTTTTCCGAGGAGAgggatgcggtggaggaggaacgGAGGCTCTTGGAAGGAGCCGTCGGTGGATCCGAACGGCGGCGGTGGTGATGCGCAGGTGGAGCGGAAGCCGAGCTTCCGGCGCTCGTGCGAGTGGAGGGTGTGCCGGGAGCCGAGTAGAGGCTCCCTGGAGCCACCCCGGCACTCGTGGGACGGGTCGATGGTGGGCAGGGCCTTCCCTTGCTCATTTGCCTGCTTAGAGGAGCCCCCGGATGAGGTGAGGAGGGCGAGGCAGAACAATGCAGAAGAAGCGGTTGGGGAGACCCGTGTCGTGGTTGCAGAGAGCAGGAATGGGGGGCACTCGGCTGATGTGGGCAGCGAGGGGCGGCGTTTCAGCGGAAGGAGTTGCAATGACACCGGCCTGGAGATGACTGTCTCTGGTGTTAGAAGGCGGAGATCCAACAGGTGGAGCAGGGTGTGGGATCGCAGCATAACGAGTCCACTCAAGGAATTTGTGAGGAAAGGGGAGCATGTTCTTGAGCGGTCCCTCTCGGAGTCGAGGAAGGAAATCCGGAGGGGTAAAAATGCGGAGGCAGCAGACATCAATGGCGAAATTCAGTCTGGTCGCAATGGACATGGTTTGAGCAGAGCAAGCCAATGCGCAATCAGAAGCTCACAAGCTGCATCCAATGGGGATGCACAGAACTTCCGTGCAGATTGGCTTAAGAATAAAGAATGCAAGATTGGCAGAAGCAGGAGTGTGCATTATACATCTCCTGGGAATTTGGACAATGGAATGCTGAGGTTTTATTTGACACCAATGAGAAGCACCAGAACCGTGAAcagggggaggaggagaaatTCACGCTTGTTTGCAAGAGGACTTTTCGGTTTCATATGA